One Argentina anserina chromosome 6, drPotAnse1.1, whole genome shotgun sequence genomic window, CAGCTTATAAACAGGTTCAAGTGTGTCAGTTCCAACTAAAGAACCAGGAGCCATTGCTGGGGCCCATGAAATGGAGGTTACTCCAACAGGGTGTGCTTGGTCTATCCTAGTGGTGTCCCAACCACCATCTGCCCTAGCAGTGAAAACCGAGATGTTCCCATCAGAAGAACCACAAGCTAAGATGAGGCCAAGTTCGTGAGGCGCCCAACAAATGGAATTCACAGATGTACTATGCTCATTAAAAACATGAGCCTGTTGCCACTCATTCGGATTACCCTCCTTCCAAATTATCACCTGGCCATCATACGAGCACGAAGCAAGCATCGGCCCGAACTTGGGATGCGCCCAACCCACCTGCCATACAGGACCTCTGTGACCTGACAACGTCGCAAGGTGCTGCGAACCGGCATTGCTTCCGACACCAATTATCTTAATAGTGGTATCTGACGAAGCCGATGCCAGACGCTTTCCATAGTAATCCATTGCAACATCGTGGACAACATCCTGGTGACCCGTTTCAATCTTCTGCCCCGGCATGATCAACTTCTTCTCTCGTCACAAGTCCCAAAACCCCACTCAC contains:
- the LOC126797738 gene encoding protein transport protein SEC13 homolog B, with amino-acid sequence MPGQKIETGHQDVVHDVAMDYYGKRLASASSDTTIKIIGVGSNAGSQHLATLSGHRGPVWQVGWAHPKFGPMLASCSYDGQVIIWKEGNPNEWQQAHVFNEHSTSVNSICWAPHELGLILACGSSDGNISVFTARADGGWDTTRIDQAHPVGVTSISWAPAMAPGSLVGTDTLEPVYKLVSGGCDNTVKVWKLYNETWKMDCFPALHMHNDWVRDVAWAPNLGLPKSTIASCSEDGTVIIWTVAKEGDQWQGKILKNFYTPVWRVSWSLTGNLLAVADGMNEVTLWKESVDGEWQQVSRVDA